CGCACGCACCGCCTCGCCCTGCGTCCAGCCGTGTTCAATCAACAGCCAGCCACCAGCGGTTAAGTGCTGGCGTGACACCGTCACAATATGCGCAATATCCGCCAGGCCTTCTTCTGCCGCCACTAACGCCGTGAGCGGTTCAAAGCGCACATCGCCCTGCGACAGATGCGGATCGCGTTCATCAATATACGGTGGATTACTGACAATCATCTCAAACTGCTGGCCGACGAGAGCGTCAAACCAGCTGCTTTGTTGGATTTTTACGTTGTTGAAACCAAGACGCGCCACGTTACGCAACGCGAGCGCGACGGCATCGGGCATAACGTCAACGGCCGTGATCTGACAATCCGGCCGCTCGCTCGCCAACGCCAGCGCTATCGCACCGGTTCCTGTCCCTAAATCGAGAATCCGACAGGCCGTGGCAGGAAGACGAGCCAGCGCGTGTTCGACCAGGCATTCGGTATCCGGGCGCGGGATCAGCGTGGCCGCAGAAACATACAGCGGCAGCGACCAGAATTCGCGTTCTCCCGTCAGGTGCGCCACGGGTTCACCCGCTTTGCGACGCGACAACAAATCGGAAAGCTGCGCGTGCTGATCCGCCGTCAGCTCCGTTTCACCAAACGCCAGAAGATAGGTTCGCGCTTTGCCGGTGACATGTTCCAGCAAGATTTCAGCGTCACGGCGCGGGCTTTCGCTTTCGCCAAGCTCGCTAATCGCAACGCGTAACCAGTGCTGAAAATCCATTAGTCTTGATCTGCCAGGGCCGCCAGCTGATCGGCCTGGTATTCCTGCACGATGGGCTCAATCAGCGAATCGAGTTTGCCTTCCATTATTTCGTCCAGACGGTAAATGGTCAGGTTGATACGGTGGTCGGTCACGCGCCCCTGCGGGAAGTTATAGGTGCGGTTACGGTCGCTACGGTCGCCGCTGCCCAACAGGTTACGGCGGGTTGAAGCTTCGGCCTGCTGACGTTTGGCAATTTCTGCCGCGCGAATACGCGAACCCAATACCGACAGCGCTTTGGCTTTGTTTTTGTGCTGGGAGCGTTCGTCCTGACATTCCACCACAATCCCGGTCGGCAAGTGGGTAATACGGATGGCAGAGTCGGTGGTGTTAACGTGCTGACCGCCCGCACCGGATGAACGGAAAGTATCGATACGCAAATCGCCTGGATTAATATCCGGCAGTTCGGCTTCGGGCACTTCCGGCATCACCGCCACGGTACACGCGGAGGTGTGGATACGGCCCTGTGATTCCGTTGCCGGAACGCGCTGTACGCGGTGTCCGCCGGATTCAAACTTCAGACGACCATACACGCCCTCGCCGCTGATTTTGGCGATCACTTCTTTATATCCACCATGCTCGCCTTCGTTGGCGCTCATGATTTCGACACGCCAGCGACGCGATTCTGCGTAACGGCTGTACATGCGGAACAGATCGCCGGCGAACAGCGCGGCTTCATCCCCGCCTGTACCGGCGCGGACTTCGACAAACGCGTTGCGCTCGTCATCGGGATCTTTCGGCAACAGCAGAACCTGAAGCTGCTGCTCCATCTCTTCTGCACGGGCTTTCGCCTCCTGCAGTTCTTCTTGCGCCATCTCGCGCATTTCAGGATCGTCGAGCATCATCTGCGCGGTTTCAATATCTTCCTGAACCTGCTGCCAGTCGGTAAAGCAGCGCGAAACATCGCTAAGCTGCGCATATTCACGCGACAGCGCGCGAAAACGATCCTGGTCTGCAATAGTCGCGGCATCGCCGAGCAAGGCCTGAACTTCTTCGTGGCGCTCGTGCAGAGCTTCCAGTTTAGCGACGATAGAGGGCTTCATAGGCGTAAAATGCACCTTGTAATAGAAAATGGGTGTGTGGCGCTATTCCAGCCCGAGGCTGTTGCGCAGAATAGTCAGGCGTTCATCATCCCCGTTACGGGCAGCCTGTTGAAGTGATTTGGTTGGAGCATGAATTAACCGGTTGGTCAGCTTCCACGCCAGGTCCTGCATAATTACCTGCGGATCGCCGCCCTGTTCGAGGGCCGCCATCGCTTTTGCCGTCAGATCGTCGCGCACTTGCTCCGCCTGACCGCGGTATTCACGGATGGTCTCGCTGGCGCTTTGCGCACGCAGCCAGGCCATAAATTCGCCCGATTCCTGCTCAACGATGGTTTCGGCCTGAACGGCGGCCGCTTTGCGTTGCGCGAGGTTGTGCGAAATGATGCTTTGCAGATCGTCAACGCTGTACAAATAGGCGTTCGCAAGCTTGCCCACTTCTGGCTCGACATCGCGCGGGACGGCGATATCCACCAGCAGCATCGGCTGATTACGGCGCGATTTAAGCGCGCGTTCCACCATCCCTTTACCGATGATCGGCAGCGGGCTGGCGGTTGAACTGATAATAATGTCTGCGTCTTTCAGGCGTTCATCGATATCGCTCAGCGCGATAACTTCTGCGCCCACTTCATCAGCCAGAACCTGTGCGCGTTCACGCGTCCGGTTGGCGATGATCATGTGTTTGACCTTGTGCTCACGCAGATGACGCGCCACCAGCTCAATCGTCTCCCCTGCGCCAACGAGCAGCACGGTAACGGTTGAGAGGGATTCGAAGATCTGACGCGCCAGCGTACAGGCCGCGAAAGCAACCGAAACCGCACTGGCACCAATGTCGGTTTCGGTTCGCACTCGCTTGGCGACGGAGAAGGATTTCTGGAACATGCGTTCCAGCTCGCTGGCTTTTAAATGCCCTTTTTGCGAATCCGCGAAAGCTTTTTTCACCTGACCCAGAATTTGCGGCTCGCCGAGTACCAGGGAGTCAAGACCGCTGGCGACGCGCATGAGATGACTGACCGCATCGTTATCCTGATGCCAGTACACGCTGGTGCGCAGCTCTTCTTCGTTCAGATTATGGTATTCACATAACCAGCGAATCAGCGCTTCGTGGAGGTTATCTTGCTCTTCAACGCTCAGGTATAGCTCAGTACGGTTACACGTCGAGAGCACCACACCGCCCTGCACCATCGGTTGCGCAAGCAGGCTGTCCAGCGCCTGGTCGAGCGTATCCGGCGAAAACGTAACACGTTCTCGCAACGCAACAGGGGCTGTTTTGTGGTTGATACCGAGTGCTAAAAGGGTCATGTGAGCGGGAGTAGTACCAGCGTTAATAGGGTTAGCAGGACGCATCATACCTGATGCGCGAGATCAATAAAAGAGACTGCCCCCTTTCGGAGTAATAGGCCTCACCCGCTAATTTCATGATTTAAGACAATATGAACGTAGACGCTGCCACCGCCGGGCGCTAGCATTAAGGGTTATAACTGCAACGCATCTCAAGGATTTGTCATTATTATGGCCCGATTGACTCGTTTGTTACCGCTGGCGGCACTGGTACTCTCTGCTTGCTCGATTACTCCGCCCAAGGGCCCCGGCAAAAGTCCTGACGCACCGCAGTGGCGTCAGCACCAGCAGGAAGTGCGCAATCTGAGCCAGTACCAGACCCGCGGCGCTTTCGCTTATCTTTCCGATCAGCAAAAAGTGTACGCACGCTTTTTCTGGCAGCAAACCGGGCAGGATCGTTATCGTCTGCTCCTGCTGAACCCATTGGGTAGCACCGAATTAGAACTCAAAGCGCAGCCGGGTGAAGCACAAATTACTGATAATAAAGGCCAGCAATACACCGGAACCGATGCCGAAGAGATGATTGGCAAGCTGACGGGGATGCCGATTCCGATCAACAGCCTGCGTCAGTGGATCCTGGGCCTCCCGGGCGATGCGACGGATTACAAACTTGACGACCAGTACCGTCTGAGCCAAATGAACTACAGCCAGAATGGTAAAACCTGGAAAGTGATTTACGGCGGTTACGACAGTGCTACTAAGCCCGCGCTGCCATCCAGTATGGAACTGACCGAAGGCGGCCAGCGCATCAAGCTGAAAATGGACAACTGGATCGTTAAATGATGACCCAATGGCCCTCCCCGGCAAAACTAAACCTGTTTTTGTACATTACCGGCCAGCGTGCTGACGGATATCACACGCTGCAGACGCTGTTTCAGTTTGTTGATTATGGCGACACGATCTCCATCGAGCCGCGTCAGGACGGAGAAATCCATTTACTGACCCCAGTTGACGACGTCGCCAGTGAAGACAACCTGATCGTGCGCGCTGCACGTCTCCTGGTACAAGCGGCGGCAAACTCAGGCCGCTTGCCTGAGCATTACGGGGCTGATATTGGCGTCGAGAAACGCCTGCCGATGGGCGGTGGACTGGGTGGCGGGTCGTCAAATGCAGCAACGGTGCTGGTCGCGCTGAATCATCTGTGGGGCTGCGGGTTTTCTCAGGACGAGCTGGCCACGCTGGGGCTGACGCTGGGAGCCGATGTTCCGGTATTTGTTCGCGGTCATGCCGCCTTTGCCGAAGGTGTCGGCGAAATTCTTACTCCCGTCGATCCGCCAGAAAAATGGTATCTTATCGCACACCCGGGTGTGAGCATTCCCACTCCGGTTATTTTTAACGATCCGGAATTGCCGAGAAACACACCAGTGCGGTCAATAGAGACGTTACTAAAATGTGAATTCGGCAACGATTGCGAGGTTATCGCAAGAAAACGTTTTCGTAAGGTTGATGCGGCGCTTTCCTGGCTGTTAGAATATGCGCCGTCGCGCCTGACTGGCACAGGTTCGTGTGTTTTTGCTGAATTTGACACCGAATCCGCCGCTCGTCAGGTGCTAGAGCAAGCTCCGGAATGGCTGCACGGTTTTGTAGCTCGTGGGATGAACACGTCCCCCCTACAGCAGACCATTCTGGCGCAGACTGAGTTTCGGTGACAACGTCACCCTGTTCCAGACGTTGCATCGCGCTCTTTAATACACCGCCTGGATAGCGTTCGCCTGGCCCGCACAGTTTGTGGCGAAAGTTATCCCCATTGGACGCATGCCTGAGGTTCTTCTCGTGCCTGATATGAAGCTTTTTGCTGGTAACGCCACCCCGGAACTAGCACAACGTATTGCCAACCGCCTGTACACTTCCCTCGGCGACGCCGCTGTAGGTCGCTTTAGCGACGGCGAAGTCAGCGTACAAATTAACGAAAATGTACGCGGTGGTGATATTTTCATCATCCAGTCCACCTGTGCTCCAACTAACGACAACCTGATGGAATTGGTTGTTATGGTCGATGCCCTGCGCCGTGCTTCTGCAGGCCGTATCACGGCTGTTATTCCTTACTTTGGTTATGCTCGCCAGGACCGTCGCGTCC
This sequence is a window from Enterobacter sp. 638. Protein-coding genes within it:
- the prmC gene encoding peptide chain release factor N(5)-glutamine methyltransferase, with translation MDFQHWLRVAISELGESESPRRDAEILLEHVTGKARTYLLAFGETELTADQHAQLSDLLSRRKAGEPVAHLTGEREFWSLPLYVSAATLIPRPDTECLVEHALARLPATACRILDLGTGTGAIALALASERPDCQITAVDVMPDAVALALRNVARLGFNNVKIQQSSWFDALVGQQFEMIVSNPPYIDERDPHLSQGDVRFEPLTALVAAEEGLADIAHIVTVSRQHLTAGGWLLIEHGWTQGEAVRALFTHAGYERVETCQDYGGNDRLTLGRMA
- the lolB gene encoding lipoprotein insertase outer membrane protein LolB encodes the protein MARLTRLLPLAALVLSACSITPPKGPGKSPDAPQWRQHQQEVRNLSQYQTRGAFAYLSDQQKVYARFFWQQTGQDRYRLLLLNPLGSTELELKAQPGEAQITDNKGQQYTGTDAEEMIGKLTGMPIPINSLRQWILGLPGDATDYKLDDQYRLSQMNYSQNGKTWKVIYGGYDSATKPALPSSMELTEGGQRIKLKMDNWIVK
- the prfA gene encoding peptide chain release factor 1, with the protein product MKPSIVAKLEALHERHEEVQALLGDAATIADQDRFRALSREYAQLSDVSRCFTDWQQVQEDIETAQMMLDDPEMREMAQEELQEAKARAEEMEQQLQVLLLPKDPDDERNAFVEVRAGTGGDEAALFAGDLFRMYSRYAESRRWRVEIMSANEGEHGGYKEVIAKISGEGVYGRLKFESGGHRVQRVPATESQGRIHTSACTVAVMPEVPEAELPDINPGDLRIDTFRSSGAGGQHVNTTDSAIRITHLPTGIVVECQDERSQHKNKAKALSVLGSRIRAAEIAKRQQAEASTRRNLLGSGDRSDRNRTYNFPQGRVTDHRINLTIYRLDEIMEGKLDSLIEPIVQEYQADQLAALADQD
- the hemA gene encoding glutamyl-tRNA reductase, with product MTLLALGINHKTAPVALRERVTFSPDTLDQALDSLLAQPMVQGGVVLSTCNRTELYLSVEEQDNLHEALIRWLCEYHNLNEEELRTSVYWHQDNDAVSHLMRVASGLDSLVLGEPQILGQVKKAFADSQKGHLKASELERMFQKSFSVAKRVRTETDIGASAVSVAFAACTLARQIFESLSTVTVLLVGAGETIELVARHLREHKVKHMIIANRTRERAQVLADEVGAEVIALSDIDERLKDADIIISSTASPLPIIGKGMVERALKSRRNQPMLLVDIAVPRDVEPEVGKLANAYLYSVDDLQSIISHNLAQRKAAAVQAETIVEQESGEFMAWLRAQSASETIREYRGQAEQVRDDLTAKAMAALEQGGDPQVIMQDLAWKLTNRLIHAPTKSLQQAARNGDDERLTILRNSLGLE
- the ispE gene encoding 4-(cytidine 5'-diphospho)-2-C-methyl-D-erythritol kinase; this translates as MMTQWPSPAKLNLFLYITGQRADGYHTLQTLFQFVDYGDTISIEPRQDGEIHLLTPVDDVASEDNLIVRAARLLVQAAANSGRLPEHYGADIGVEKRLPMGGGLGGGSSNAATVLVALNHLWGCGFSQDELATLGLTLGADVPVFVRGHAAFAEGVGEILTPVDPPEKWYLIAHPGVSIPTPVIFNDPELPRNTPVRSIETLLKCEFGNDCEVIARKRFRKVDAALSWLLEYAPSRLTGTGSCVFAEFDTESAARQVLEQAPEWLHGFVARGMNTSPLQQTILAQTEFR